Proteins from a genomic interval of Benincasa hispida cultivar B227 chromosome 7, ASM972705v1, whole genome shotgun sequence:
- the LOC120081626 gene encoding uncharacterized protein LOC120081626 isoform X3, with translation MCDVGVAMQLNKVIYYKRENKNYSRWPLGASRAKSTGELFNHVLIMFGCAMTQSRTRFQILFLGLRSKRSHLDLAERKKKKAP, from the exons ATGTGTGATGTGGGAGTTGCCATGCAG CTTAACAAAGTAATTTATTACAAGAgggaaaacaaaaattatagtCGTTGGCCTTTGGGAGCTTCAAGAGCAAAG AGTACAGGTGAACTGTTCAATCATGTCTTGATCATGTTTGGTTGTGCAATGACTCAATCTAGAACAAGGTTCCAAATCTTGTTTCTAGGTCTTCGATCTAAGAG atcACATTTGGATCTtgcagaaagaaaaaagaaaaaagcgcCATAA